ACAACCATCCCATACTTCCATAGGGTTGAGTTCTGCTGTAATTTATCCTTTGGGTAGTTTATTTTTAATTTCGCCACGCTTTATTTTTAGTGATCCTAACAAACAAATGTAATTATTTTACCGCAAACAGTTTCCCTTAAACGCAATACAATCCCGAATCGTTTCCCGGAATAAATTATTATGGGCACTGACTAGGTCAGATAGGGGACTCAGTCCTCTCTCGTACGGACCTCAAACGGACTTTGTTCGGACCTTGTTCGGATGCGATCCGAACAAGGTCCGAACAAAGTCCGAGCAAGGTGCGAATGAAAGAGGACGGAGAGTGGGAGAAGAGTCATTGATTGCTGGTTGGTGGGGACAGCAACCAAGGCATTATGCTTGTAGGCGAGGAGGAGGAAACCAACCCAGGCATAAAAAATGTCTGATTCTTTTCAAAAAGTTTAGGATGTTTCTGATAGCAGATAATACTTGTTATCTTTGCAGAAATTTTAAGACATGTCTACACAACAACACTTAATTGCACCTTCGGTATTAGCGGCAGATTTTGCTAATCTTGAGCGCGATGTACAGATGGTTAATGAGAGCGAAGCAGATTGGTTTCACATAGATATTATGGATGGCGTATTCGTTCCGAATACCTCTTTTGGTTTTCCGGTGATGAATGCGATTGCTAAGCATGCTAAGAAACCATTGGATGTACATTTGATGATCGTAGATCCAGATCGTTATTTACAGGTTTGTAAGGATAATGGTGCTGAAATCATTACGGTTCATTATGAAGCTTGCACGCACTTACATCGCACATTAGCAGCGATTAAGGAGCTGGGATGTAAAGCAGGTGTTGCATTAAATCCTCATACGCCGGTATCTCTGTTGAAAGATGTTATCCAAGATATTGACTTGGTATGTTTGATGTCGGTTAACCCTGGGTTTGGTGGACAGAAATTTATTGAACGTACTTACAGCAAGATTAAAGAATTGCGCGCATTGGCAATCGAGAATAATACGGATGTATTGATTGAGATTGATGGTGGAGTAGGACTTTCAAATGCTGGCAAGTTATTAGAAGCTGGCGCTGATGTTTTGGTTGCAGGATCTTTTGTGTTCAATTCTCAGGATCAAAAGGAAACTATCAAAGCCTTAAAAGATATCGACATAAATATTCAATCTGCATAAAGATTTAAGAGCGGCCATTTTGCCGCTTTTTTTATTTTATTCATGGAATGGGATAGCTGTTTAAACAGTTTGTTTAGAATTGTTCCAAATTGGCTTGAACATATTGTTTGTTGTATTAAACCGTGGGTTTTTAGTACTTTTGCGGAAAATCTTGAAAATGGTTTTTAGCTGAGTTTCGGCAAAAAAGGGAAAGTCCTAAACTGATAGATAAAATCAATGGAGATATTGATTTTAAATTAACTTAATTTATTAAACACCTGGTAGTTCTTTTCAAAGACTGCCATTAAACTTTGGAAAATATATATGAGTATTTACAACGATTACGTACAAGAGGTTGTAGAACGAAAAGGTCAAGGATTACATCCAAAACCAATTGACGGTGCTGAACTTTTAAGTGAAGTTATAGCTCAAATTAAAGATAAGAACAATGAGCATAGAGAAGAATCTTTGCGATTGTTTATTTATAATACCTTGCCAGGAACTACTCCGGCGGCAGGTGTGAAAGCACAATTCCTCAAGGAAATCATCTTAGGAGAGGTTGCTGTTGAAGAAATTACACCAACTTATGCATTTGAGTTATTATCTCATATGAAAGGTGGTCCTTCTATAAAAGTATTATTGGATTTAGCTTTAGGTCATGATGAATCTATTGCTAAACAAGCTGCAGAAGTATTGAAAACACAAGTTTTCTTATATGACGCAGATACCCAACGCTTGAAAGATGCTTACGAGGCAGGAAATGCAATTGCCAAAGATATTTTGGAAAGCTATGCGAAAGCAGAATTCTTTACCAATTTACCAGAAGTAGCTGAAGAGATCAAGGTAGTTACCTTTATTGCTGGCGAAGGTGATATTTCTACGGATTTATTATCTCCAGGAAATCAAGCGCACTCTAGGTCTGACCGTGAGTTGCATGGTAAGTGTATGATTACTCCTGAGGCACAACAACAGATTGAAGATTTGAAAGTTCAATTCCCTGATGCGAGCGTGATGTTGATTGCGGAGAAAGGTACGATGGGTGTTGGTTCTTCACGTATGTCAGGAGTAAACAATGTGGCATTATGGACAGGTAAGCAAGCTTCACCTTATGTTCCTTTTGTGAATATTGCTCCGATTGTTGCAGGTACAAATGGTATTTCTCCAATTTTCTTGACTACCGTTGATGTAACTGGTGGTATCGGAATCGATTTGAAAAACTGGGTTAAGAAAACGGATGCTGAAGGAAATGTTGTTCGTAATGAAAAAGATGAGCCTATTTTGGAGGAAGTATATTCTGTGGCAACAGGTACTGTCTTAACGATCAATACTAAAACTAAGAAATTATATCAAGGTGATAAGGAGTTAATCGATATTTCTCGTTCATTAACACCTCAGAAAATGGAATTTATCAAAGCTGGTGGTTCTTATGCCATTGTTTTTGGTAAGAAAATCCAAACATTCGCAGCACAAACTTTGGGAATTACTGCACCTTCAGTATTTGCTCCTGCGAAAGAAGTTTCCATTGAAGGTCAAGGCTTGACTGCGGTTGAGAAGATTTTCAACAGAAATGCAGTTGGTTCTACTCCGGGTAAAACTCTACATGCAGGTTCTGATGTTCGTGTTAAAGTAAATATTGTAGGATCACAAGATACTACAGGATTAATGACAGCGCAAGAACTAGAAGCGATGGCTGCAACGGTTATTGCTCCTAGCGTAGATGGTGCTTATCAATCAGGATGTCATACAGCATCAGTATGGGACAAGAAAGCGCAAGCTAATATCCCTAAGTTGATGAAGTTTATGAACGACTTCGGACTGATTACTGCTCGTGACCCTAAAGGGGATTATCATTCCATGACTGACGTTATTCACAAGGTCTTGAATGATATTACGATTGACGAGTGGGCTATAATTATCGGGAGAGATTCTCATACACGTATGTCCAAGGGTGTTGCTTTCGGAGCTGACTCAGGTACAGTAGCATTGGCTTTGGCAACAGGAGAGGCGTCGATGCCAATCCCAGAATCAGTTAAGGTGACATTTAAAGGAAGCATGAAAGAGCACATGGATTTCCGGGATGTAGTTCATGCTACTCAACAACAAATGTTACAGCAATTCGCTGGAGAAAATGTTTTCCAAGGTCGTATTATCGAAGTTCATATCGGGACGTTGTTGGCTGACCAGGCTTTCACATTTACTGACTGGACTGCTGAAATGAAAGCTAAGGCCTCGATCTGTATTTCTCAAGATGAAACATTGATTCAATCGTTAGAAATTGCGAAATCTCGTATCAAGATTATGATCGAGAAGGGCATGGACAACAAGAACCAAGTATTACAAGGATTGATTGACAAAGCTAACAAGCGTATTGAAGAAATCAGATCTGGAGAAAAACCAGCTTTACAACCTGATGCAAATGCTAAATACTATGCTGAAGTTGTTATCGATCTAGATATTATTGATGAGCCAATGATTGCCGATCCGGATGTAAACAATGAGGACGTTTCTAAACGTTATACGCATGATACTATCCGTGATCTTTCATATTACGCAGGTAACAAGAAGGTTGATTTAGGATTTGTGGGATCTTGTATGGTTCACAAGGACGATTTAAAGATCGTTTCTAAAATGCTGAAGAATATTGAGGAGCAGAAGGGATTCGTAAGTTTCAATGCACCATTGGTTGTAGCTGCTCCAACTTACAATATTATCGACGAGTTGAAAGCAGAAGGTGACTGGGAATTCTTGCAAAAATATTCTGGATTTGAATTCAACGATGCAATGCCTAAGAGCGTTGCACGTACTGAATATGAAAACATAATGTATTTGGAGCGTCCGGGATGTAACCTATGTATGGGTAACCAAGAGAAAGCTGCTAAAGGAGATACTGTTATGGCAACTTCTACGCGTCTATTCCAAGGTCGTGTAGTAGAAGATAGAGATGGTAAGAAAGGTGAATCTTTGTTAGCATCGACTCCAGTAGTTGTTCTTTCAGCGATATTAGGTCGTATTCCTAATATTGAGGAGTACAAAGCTGCGGTAGTGGGTATTGATTTGACAAAATTCACACCTGTTTCTACGAAGTAATTATTTTACAATAAGATACAAGAAGGCTGTCTAAATTTTAGGCAGCCTTTTTTTGTAAACCAATTGTTTAGTTAGTTGTTTCTAAAATGTGTCCTTAGAATGATTTTAAATTAGATTTACTTGACACTAATATTAAGAAAGAAATTTAAAAAATGAGTACTTTGTAAATGCTTACAAAAGCAATCAAAAAAATATAAAAACACTAATGTTATGGCATTTGATATAGACATGATCAAGAAAGTTTATTCACAATATGATGAGCGTGTAAAGGCTGCTCGTCAAGTTGTTAATAAGCCTTTGACTTTATCTGAGAAAATTTTATATACTCACCTTTGGGACGGAAACGCTACAGAGGCCTATGAGCGTGGAAAATCATACGTTGATTTTGCACCAGACCGCGTTGCGATGCAAGATGCTACGGCTCAAATGGCGTTGTTGCAGTTTATGCAAGCAGGTCGTCCTAAGGTTGCGGTTCCTTCTACTGTACACTGTGATCACTTGATTCAAGCTCGTGATGGTGCTGCAGAGGATTTAAATCGTGCAAAAAATGAAAGTTCAGAAGTATTTAACTTCTTAAGCTCAGTTTCTAACAAATATGGTATTGGTTTCTGGAAACCAGGAGCTGGTATTATTCACCAGGTTGTATTAGAGAATTATGCATTTCCAGGTGGTATGATGATCGGTACCGACTCTCATACTGTAAATGCAGGTGGTTTAGGTATGGTTGCTATCGGTGTTGGTGGTGCTGATGCGTGTGATGTGATGGCAGGATTACCTTGGGAGCTTAAATTCCCTAAACTTATTGGTGTTAAATTGACTGGTAAATTATCGGGATGGGCTGCGCCAAAAGATGTGATCTTGAAGGTTGCTGGTATCTTAACTGTAAAAGGTGGTACTGGAGCTATCGTAGAATATTTCGGTGAGGGTGCTGAGTCATTATCATGTACTGGTAAGGGAACAATCTGTAATATGGGTGCTGAAATTGGTGCTACCACTTCAACATTCGGGTACGATGCGTCAATGGAACGTTATTTACGTGCTACTGACCGTGCAGAAGTTGCAGATGCGGCAAACGCAATCAAAGAACACTTGACAGCTGACCCTGAAGTTTATGCTAATCCTGAACAATACTTCGATCAATTGATTGAAATCAACTTGTCTGAATTGGAACCATCCTTGAATGGTCCATTTACTCCAGACTTGTATACGCCAATTTCTCGCATGCGTGAGGAAGCCGGTAAAAACGGATGGCCTACAAAAGTAGAGTGGGGA
The Sphingobacterium daejeonense genome window above contains:
- the rpe gene encoding ribulose-phosphate 3-epimerase, with amino-acid sequence MSTQQHLIAPSVLAADFANLERDVQMVNESEADWFHIDIMDGVFVPNTSFGFPVMNAIAKHAKKPLDVHLMIVDPDRYLQVCKDNGAEIITVHYEACTHLHRTLAAIKELGCKAGVALNPHTPVSLLKDVIQDIDLVCLMSVNPGFGGQKFIERTYSKIKELRALAIENNTDVLIEIDGGVGLSNAGKLLEAGADVLVAGSFVFNSQDQKETIKALKDIDINIQSA
- a CDS encoding bifunctional aconitate hydratase 2/2-methylisocitrate dehydratase gives rise to the protein MSIYNDYVQEVVERKGQGLHPKPIDGAELLSEVIAQIKDKNNEHREESLRLFIYNTLPGTTPAAGVKAQFLKEIILGEVAVEEITPTYAFELLSHMKGGPSIKVLLDLALGHDESIAKQAAEVLKTQVFLYDADTQRLKDAYEAGNAIAKDILESYAKAEFFTNLPEVAEEIKVVTFIAGEGDISTDLLSPGNQAHSRSDRELHGKCMITPEAQQQIEDLKVQFPDASVMLIAEKGTMGVGSSRMSGVNNVALWTGKQASPYVPFVNIAPIVAGTNGISPIFLTTVDVTGGIGIDLKNWVKKTDAEGNVVRNEKDEPILEEVYSVATGTVLTINTKTKKLYQGDKELIDISRSLTPQKMEFIKAGGSYAIVFGKKIQTFAAQTLGITAPSVFAPAKEVSIEGQGLTAVEKIFNRNAVGSTPGKTLHAGSDVRVKVNIVGSQDTTGLMTAQELEAMAATVIAPSVDGAYQSGCHTASVWDKKAQANIPKLMKFMNDFGLITARDPKGDYHSMTDVIHKVLNDITIDEWAIIIGRDSHTRMSKGVAFGADSGTVALALATGEASMPIPESVKVTFKGSMKEHMDFRDVVHATQQQMLQQFAGENVFQGRIIEVHIGTLLADQAFTFTDWTAEMKAKASICISQDETLIQSLEIAKSRIKIMIEKGMDNKNQVLQGLIDKANKRIEEIRSGEKPALQPDANAKYYAEVVIDLDIIDEPMIADPDVNNEDVSKRYTHDTIRDLSYYAGNKKVDLGFVGSCMVHKDDLKIVSKMLKNIEEQKGFVSFNAPLVVAAPTYNIIDELKAEGDWEFLQKYSGFEFNDAMPKSVARTEYENIMYLERPGCNLCMGNQEKAAKGDTVMATSTRLFQGRVVEDRDGKKGESLLASTPVVVLSAILGRIPNIEEYKAAVVGIDLTKFTPVSTK